The following proteins are co-located in the Telopea speciosissima isolate NSW1024214 ecotype Mountain lineage chromosome 9, Tspe_v1, whole genome shotgun sequence genome:
- the LOC122638739 gene encoding protein DETOXIFICATION 27-like, giving the protein MLKESVPSLWKTPLIRENEEEEDLGKRVWIESKLLWHIVSPAIFSRVASYSMNVISQAFAGHLGDLELASLSIANNVIVGFNYGLLLGMASALETLCGQAFGAKKFHMLGIHMQRSWMVLFLYSVLLLPMYVFATLVLKWMGQPEDVAEQSGMVALWLKFNFIFCT; this is encoded by the exons ATGCTCAAAGAATCTGTTCCCTCATTATGGAAAACACCATTAATAAGAGAGaacgaagaagaggaagatttAGGGAAAAGGGTTTGGATCGAATCAAAACTGTTATGGCACATCGTTAGTCCAGCCATCTTCAGTCGTGTCGCCTCCTACTCCATGAATGTCATCTCCCAAGCTTTCGCTGGCCATCTTGGTGATCTCGAGCTCGCTTCCCTCTCCATCGCCAATAATGTCATTGTTGGCTTCAATTACGGTCTCTTG TTAGGAATGGCTAGTGCATTGGAGACACTATGTGGTCAGGCATTTGGAGCCAAGAAATTCCATATGTTGGGAATCCATATGCAGAGATCATGGATGGTTCTGTTTCTCTACTCTGTTCTGCTTCTACCCATGTACGTATTTGCTACTCTTGTTCTGAAATGGATGGGGCAACCGGAGGATGTGGCGGAGCAGTCGGGTATGGTGGCGCTCTGGCtcaaatttaattttattttttgtacttGA